The following are encoded in a window of Bacillus sp. es.036 genomic DNA:
- a CDS encoding FadR/GntR family transcriptional regulator, with the protein MEYKPIRSKKIYEQVADSLLESLKNGTLKSGDKLDSVEVLAKNFNVGRSAIRESLSALRAMGILEMRQGEGTYVKSFDASRFSLPVSVAFLMKSEDLQELLEVRKILEVGAAGAAAASYKSEDLSPMRDAIGKMEEAKGSGELGDQADLAFHMALVKASHNQMLINLMNSVSEIMMQAMRETRKLLHTPEGTERLLQEHQRILDAIETRDEDKAREAMLAHLNNVEESLANFMK; encoded by the coding sequence GTGGAATACAAACCGATTCGATCGAAAAAGATTTATGAGCAAGTCGCAGATTCTCTACTCGAATCGTTGAAAAATGGGACATTGAAGTCAGGAGATAAGCTTGATAGCGTGGAAGTTTTGGCGAAAAACTTTAATGTCGGAAGGTCGGCTATTCGAGAGTCATTAAGTGCGCTTCGTGCCATGGGAATTCTTGAAATGCGTCAGGGAGAAGGAACGTATGTTAAATCCTTTGATGCTTCGCGTTTTTCCTTACCAGTATCCGTTGCATTTTTAATGAAATCAGAAGATCTGCAAGAACTATTGGAAGTACGGAAGATACTTGAAGTAGGCGCAGCTGGGGCAGCGGCAGCTTCATATAAGAGTGAAGATCTATCCCCGATGAGAGATGCAATCGGGAAGATGGAAGAGGCAAAAGGCAGTGGTGAGCTCGGGGATCAGGCTGATTTAGCGTTTCATATGGCGCTGGTCAAAGCGAGTCACAATCAAATGCTGATTAACTTAATGAACAGTGTTTCTGAAATTATGATGCAGGCGATGCGAGAAACGCGTAAATTGCTGCATACTCCGGAAGGGACAGAACGCTTGTTACAAGAACATCAAAGAATATTAGATGCCATCGAAACTCGTGATGAGGATAAAGCTCGAGAAGCAATGTTAGCACATCTTAACAATGTAGAAGAGTCGTTAGCTAATTTTATGAAGTAA
- a CDS encoding (Fe-S)-binding protein, which produces MKVSLFITCLCDTFTPDVGKDTVELLERFGCEVNFPAGQTCCGQPAYNSGYKSESVKAMKQMIKAFESSEYVVGPSGSCVQMLKEYPKVLAEEPEWRDRARNLSDKTFELTQFLVDVLKVKDVGSTFTGTATYHPSCHMTRLLGVKDAPRILLENVKGLNLIDLPMKEDCCGFGGTFAVKNSQISGQMVQEKADHIEETQADYLIGGDMGCLMNMGGRLRRNGQEVKFLHIAQILNTR; this is translated from the coding sequence ATGAAGGTTTCGTTATTTATTACATGTTTATGTGACACGTTCACACCTGATGTTGGGAAGGATACGGTGGAACTGTTAGAGCGCTTTGGGTGTGAAGTCAATTTTCCAGCTGGACAGACGTGCTGTGGGCAACCTGCTTATAACAGTGGGTACAAGAGTGAGTCGGTCAAAGCGATGAAACAAATGATCAAGGCTTTTGAATCATCCGAATATGTCGTTGGGCCTTCGGGATCTTGCGTACAGATGTTGAAAGAATATCCGAAAGTATTGGCAGAGGAACCGGAGTGGCGTGATAGAGCACGTAACCTATCGGATAAAACGTTTGAATTAACACAGTTTTTGGTTGATGTGCTAAAAGTAAAAGACGTAGGTTCTACATTTACTGGAACGGCAACGTATCATCCTTCCTGTCATATGACGCGTTTGTTAGGCGTTAAGGACGCTCCGAGAATTCTATTGGAGAATGTGAAAGGGCTGAACCTTATTGATTTGCCAATGAAAGAGGATTGCTGTGGATTTGGAGGTACCTTCGCTGTGAAAAATTCACAGATTTCCGGACAGATGGTGCAAGAGAAGGCAGATCATATTGAAGAAACGCAAGCCGACTATTTAATTGGTGGAGATATGGGCTGCTTAATGAATATGGGTGGACGATTACGCAGAAATGGACAGGAAGTGAAATTTCTTCATATCGCACAAATATTAAACACTCGTTAA
- a CDS encoding LutB/LldF family L-lactate oxidation iron-sulfur protein gives MSIKIGHKPYADRIQDGIANSFMRKAVSSAQGRFRSGRLKAAEELGDWEEWRTLGEEIRSHTMENLDYYLHQLSEQVEKRGGTVFFAETAEEANEYIQEIAKKKQAKKVVKSKSMVTEEIGLNAALEKSGCEVVESDLGEWILQLDEDPPSHIVTPALHKNKEQIRETFMKKKGYTGSDDPVELAAFAREQLRQDFLKADIGITGCNFAVAESGAITLVTNEGNARMVTSLPETQITVMGMERIVPTWEDLEVVVSLLTRAAVGQKLTSYITALTGTRLEDEVDGPEDFHLVIVDNGRSKILGTEFQSALHCIRCAACINACPVYRHVGGHSYGSIYPGPIGAVLTPLLDGYDDHKDLPYASTLCAACTEACPVKIPLHEHLIRHREIIVEREKMTTKAEKMMMTGFAKWASTPAAYKLSTKMARTTLKPWTKDDYIEKGPGPMKGWTEQRDFPAPSKERFRDWYQKRQQRSDQ, from the coding sequence ATGAGTATTAAAATTGGTCATAAACCTTATGCTGATCGAATTCAAGACGGTATTGCAAATTCCTTTATGAGAAAAGCTGTTTCCAGTGCCCAGGGGCGGTTCCGTTCAGGACGTTTAAAAGCAGCAGAAGAACTTGGGGATTGGGAAGAGTGGAGAACCCTTGGTGAAGAGATTCGTTCTCACACGATGGAAAACCTGGACTATTATTTGCATCAATTGAGTGAGCAGGTGGAAAAACGTGGCGGAACCGTCTTTTTTGCAGAAACTGCGGAAGAAGCGAACGAGTACATTCAGGAAATCGCGAAGAAAAAACAAGCGAAGAAAGTCGTTAAATCGAAATCAATGGTGACAGAAGAAATCGGATTAAATGCGGCTCTTGAAAAAAGTGGGTGTGAGGTAGTTGAATCGGACCTTGGTGAGTGGATTTTACAATTGGATGAAGATCCTCCTTCTCATATCGTGACCCCAGCGCTTCATAAAAATAAAGAGCAAATTCGCGAAACGTTTATGAAGAAGAAAGGCTATACTGGGTCGGATGATCCTGTTGAGCTCGCAGCTTTTGCTCGGGAACAATTGCGCCAGGATTTTCTAAAAGCAGATATTGGGATCACGGGGTGTAACTTTGCGGTTGCGGAATCTGGTGCAATCACGCTTGTTACAAATGAAGGGAATGCGAGAATGGTAACGTCTCTTCCAGAAACCCAAATTACTGTGATGGGCATGGAGCGAATTGTGCCCACTTGGGAGGACTTAGAAGTCGTTGTGAGCTTGTTGACTCGTGCAGCTGTAGGACAAAAGCTTACGAGCTATATTACAGCATTAACTGGAACGCGGCTTGAAGATGAAGTAGATGGTCCGGAAGATTTTCATCTGGTTATTGTCGACAATGGACGGTCGAAAATACTAGGAACTGAGTTTCAGTCAGCTCTTCATTGTATTCGCTGTGCTGCGTGTATTAATGCTTGTCCTGTTTATCGTCACGTTGGTGGGCATTCATATGGATCGATTTATCCAGGACCGATTGGAGCTGTGCTTACACCCTTGCTGGATGGATACGATGATCATAAGGACCTTCCATATGCTTCGACCTTATGTGCTGCATGTACTGAAGCATGCCCTGTCAAAATTCCGCTTCATGAGCATTTGATCAGACACCGAGAAATCATCGTGGAACGCGAAAAAATGACGACCAAAGCGGAAAAAATGATGATGACGGGTTTCGCTAAATGGGCTTCAACACCAGCGGCCTATAAACTATCCACGAAAATGGCTAGAACAACGCTGAAACCCTGGACAAAAGATGACTATATCGAAAAAGGTCCAGGTCCAATGAAAGGCTGGACGGAGCAACGAGATTTCCCAGCTCCATCGAAGGAACGTTTCCGCGATTGGTATCAAAAACGACAGCAAAGGAGTGATCAGTGA
- a CDS encoding LutC/YkgG family protein: MAIHNRERFLNNLAEQLGRTRRTEVESSVYSVHPQERVFQGATQDELVEKLEEQCKVIHTSFTRTNLDGLAETLRTVLKNYDVTKVVGASGPRNDETGLSNVYTEFQAEGYEIHIWDEKKGQENITFAEQAGAGIVFSDITLAESGTVTLFNDRFNGRSISLLPETFIAIVPKSTLVPRMTQASQLIHEEEKKGNPVSSCVSFVTGPSNSADIEMNLIVGVHGPVKATYIVVDDL; the protein is encoded by the coding sequence ATGGCCATTCATAACCGTGAAAGGTTTTTGAATAACCTGGCTGAGCAACTTGGTCGAACGCGACGAACGGAAGTGGAATCATCTGTCTATTCTGTTCACCCGCAGGAGCGAGTGTTCCAAGGGGCAACTCAAGATGAGCTAGTTGAGAAATTAGAGGAACAGTGTAAGGTGATTCACACTTCATTTACTAGAACGAACTTAGATGGACTTGCAGAAACCTTACGAACGGTTCTTAAAAACTATGATGTTACCAAAGTAGTCGGAGCCAGTGGCCCAAGGAATGACGAAACGGGTTTAAGCAACGTATACACGGAATTTCAAGCTGAAGGTTATGAGATTCACATTTGGGATGAAAAGAAAGGACAAGAAAACATAACGTTTGCTGAACAAGCAGGAGCAGGAATCGTGTTCAGTGATATTACGCTCGCAGAATCAGGCACCGTCACCTTGTTTAATGATCGCTTTAACGGTCGATCCATTAGCTTACTTCCGGAAACATTCATTGCCATCGTTCCAAAGAGTACGCTCGTACCTCGAATGACGCAGGCGAGTCAATTGATTCATGAGGAAGAGAAGAAAGGAAACCCGGTTTCATCGTGCGTCAGTTTTGTTACTGGTCCAAGCAATAGTGCTGACATAGAGATGAACCTAATCGTTGGGGTTCATGGGCCAGTGAAAGCAACGTATATCGTGGTGGACGACTTATGA